GGGTCGAAGTGAACGAAGGTTACGGTTGGGGCGTATTGAATGGTCTACCATTGTGCTCAGCGCCGTGGGTTGGAATAATTCCGGCTGACGGGCAGGTTGACGCCGAAGATGTAGTTCGTCTATACCAGGCAGTTTTGACAACCGATGGAAAAGTTATCGGAAAGGTTCGCCGTCGCTTTCGTATGGACGGTCTTTATCGAAAGGTAGTTTCGGTCACCTACAATGCGTTCGTACGGTTGCTTTGGCCGTCGCTGCAGTCGATCGACATTAACGGAAGTCCAAAACTTCTTAGAAAAACCGAGATTGAACGAATGGGATTGATTTCAAAGGGTTGGCTACTCGATCCTGAGATCATGATCAAGGCTCACCATATGGGATTGCGAGTGATGGAGTTCAACGTTTTTTCTCGAATGCGTGGAAACGGGGTGTCGCACGTGAAGGTCACAACCTGTTGGGAGTTTTTGAGCAGTTTGTTGACCTTTCGCTTTTCGGCAAAATGGAGAAGTGATATGAAAAGGGCAGCTCGGATGGGTTCAGAAGCGATAAGCTTTGAAAATTCGAATAGACCGGCCCAAGATGATGACAGTCTCACTGAGCGGGTAATTTAGTCAACGTTGCTAATGTTCGATACGAAGAAAAAGTCAATTAAAAAGCGAACTCGCTGCAGGGCTTG
The DNA window shown above is from Chloracidobacterium sp. and carries:
- a CDS encoding glycosyltransferase family 2 protein, encoding MNATAKNTAPDVSFVVPCYNEEDIIGYTLDRLRKAFDNAGYTLELVVVDNGSSDRTGEIIAEFASRLDHVICHRVEVNEGYGWGVLNGLPLCSAPWVGIIPADGQVDAEDVVRLYQAVLTTDGKVIGKVRRRFRMDGLYRKVVSVTYNAFVRLLWPSLQSIDINGSPKLLRKTEIERMGLISKGWLLDPEIMIKAHHMGLRVMEFNVFSRMRGNGVSHVKVTTCWEFLSSLLTFRFSAKWRSDMKRAARMGSEAISFENSNRPAQDDDSLTERVI